A portion of the Drosophila sechellia strain sech25 chromosome 2R, ASM438219v1, whole genome shotgun sequence genome contains these proteins:
- the LOC6608301 gene encoding E3 SUMO-protein ligase PIAS4 isoform X1 has translation MRKTRSQTARTQAENAATSSSPGHQSTSSAPIAVNPFDTSKYKECEQMVQMLRVVELQKILSFLNISFAGRKTDLQSRILSFLRTNLELLAPKVQEVYAQSVQEQNATLQYIDPTRMYSHIQLPPTVQPNPVGLVGSGQGVQVPGGQMNVVGGAPFLHTHSINSQLPIHPDVRLKKLAFYDVLGTLIKPSTLVPRNTQRVQEVPFYFTLTPQQATEIASNRDIRNSSKVEHAIQVQLRFCLVETSCDQEDCFPPNVNVKVNNKLCQLPNVIPTNRPNVEPKRPPRPVNVTSNVKLSPTVTNTITVQWCPDYTRSYCLAVYLVKKLTSTQLLQRMKTKGVKPADYTRGLIKEKLTEDADCEIATTMLKVSLNCPLGKMKMLLPCRASTCSHLQCFDASLYLQMNERKPTWNCPVCDKPAIYDNLVIDGYFQEVLGSSLLKSDDTEIQLHQDGSWSTPGLRSETQILDTPSKPAQKVEVISDDIELISDDAKPVKRDLSPAPDEQPTSTSNSETVDLTLSDSDDDMPLAKRRPPAKQAVASSTSNGSGGGQRAYTPAQQPQQSGGNVFKKPQKAEELYKRVHLGVWLRPRYVFRRSIVKWFGFGTRIPYLIRTFLQKTQARELKAPKRRLSKVYRVFFGFIPPFVLVHFQCILCCHRI, from the exons ATGCGAAAGACCCGCTCGCAGACGGCTCGCACGCAGGCGGAAAATGCCGCAACATCTTCGAGCCCCGGGCACCAATCGACATCGTCAGCGCCAATAGCAGTTAATCCCTTTGATACCAGCAAGTACAAG GAATGTGAGCAAATGGTGCAGATGCTTCGAGTGGTCGAGCTGCAAAAAATCCTGTCGTTTTTGAACATCTCATTCGCTGGACGAAAAACCGACCTGCAGAGCCGCATCCTCTCGTTCTTGCGCACCAACTTGGAACTGCTTGCCCCGAAGGTCCAGGAAGTCTACGCCCAGTCCGTGCAGGAGCAAAACGCCACGCTGCAGTACATCGACCCAACCAGGATGTACTCGCACATCCAGCTGCCGCCCACCGTGCAGCCCAATCCGGTGGGCCTCGTGGGCAGCGGTCAAGGCGTGCAGGTACCCGGCGGCCAGATGAATGTGGTCGGCGGCGCACCCTTcctccacacacacagcaTCAACAGTCAGCTGCCTATTCACCCTGATGTGCGGCTTAAAAAGCTAGCCTTCTATGATGTACTCGGAACGCTGATCAAGCCTTCAACTCTGGTGCCACGCAACACTCAGCGCGTCCAAGAGGTGCCTTTCTACTTCACACTCACGCCGCAGCAGGCCACAGAGATTGCCTCTAATCGCGACATCCGCAACAGCTCCAAGGTGGAGCACGCCATTCAGGTTCAACTGCGCTTTTGCCTGGTGGAGACTTCGTGCGACCAGGAGGACTGCTTCCCGCCGAACGTAAACGTCAAAGTGAACAACAAGCTCTGCCAGCTGCCT AATGTCATTCCTACAAACCGACCAAATGTGGAGCCCAAGCGTCCGCCGCGACCCGTTAATGTCACGTCCAATGTAAAGCTGTCGCCTACCGTCACCAACACCATAACAGTGCAGTGGTGTCCGGACTACACGCGTAGCTACTGCCTGGCCGTATACCTGGTAAAGAAGCTCACATCAACACAGCTTTTGCAGCGAATGAAGACGAAGGGCGTAAAACCAGCGGACTACACGCGAGGCTTAA TCAAAGAGAAGCTGACTGAGGATGCTGACTGCGAAATAGCCACCACTATGCTGAAGGTTTCCCTTAACTGCCCGTTGGGCAAGATGAAAATGCTGCTGCCTTGTCGAGCATCAACCTGCTCGCATCTGCAATGCTTCGATGCCAGTCTCTACCTGCAAATGAATGAGCGTAAGCCCACGTGGAACTGCCCTGTATGCGACAAGCCGGCCATTTATGACAACCTGGTCATAGATGG CTACTTCCAGGAGGTGTTGGGCTCGTCGCTTCTAAAGAGTGATGATACTGAGATTCAACTTCATCAGGATGGATCTTGGAGCACACCAGGACTACGGAGCGAGACGCAGATCCTTGATACGCCTTCAAAGCCCGCCCAAAAGGTTGAGGTTATATCGGATGACATAG AACTTATCTCGGACGACGCCAAGCCAGTAAAGAGGGATTTGTCCCCAGCACCGGACGAGCAGCCCACATCAACGTCAAACAGTGAAACT GTTGACCTAACGTTAAGCGATTCAGACGACGACATGCCGCTGGCTAAGCGTCGTCCGCCCGCCAAGCAAGCCGTCGCCAGTTCCACGTCGaacggcagcggtggcggccaACGTGCCTACACCCCGGCACAGCAGCCCCAGCAATCCG GTGGTAATGTTTTTAAGAAACCTCAGAAAGCGGAGGAGCTTTACAAGCGTGTTCATTTAGGAGTTTGGCTGCGCCCACGGTATGTTTTCCGTCGATCGATTGTGAAGTGGTTCGGGTTTGGAACAAGAATCCCATACTTAATCAGAACATTCTTACAGAAAACCCAAGCCAGAGAGCTCAAGGCGCCCAAACGTCGGCTAAGCAAAGTTTATAGAgtatttttcggttttatacCACCATTTGTCCTAGTTCATTTTCAATGTATTTTGTGTTGTCACCGAATCTAA
- the LOC6608301 gene encoding E3 SUMO-protein ligase PIAS1 isoform X7: MRKTRSQTARTQAENAATSSSPGHQSTSSAPIAVNPFDTSKYKECEQMVQMLRVVELQKILSFLNISFAGRKTDLQSRILSFLRTNLELLAPKVQEVYAQSVQEQNATLQYIDPTRMYSHIQLPPTVQPNPVGLVGSGQGVQVPGGQMNVVGGAPFLHTHSINSQLPIHPDVRLKKLAFYDVLGTLIKPSTLVPRNTQRVQEVPFYFTLTPQQATEIASNRDIRNSSKVEHAIQVQLRFCLVETSCDQEDCFPPNVNVKVNNKLCQLPNVIPTNRPNVEPKRPPRPVNVTSNVKLSPTVTNTITVQWCPDYTRSYCLAVYLVKKLTSTQLLQRMKTKGVKPADYTRGLIKEKLTEDADCEIATTMLKVSLNCPLGKMKMLLPCRASTCSHLQCFDASLYLQMNERKPTWNCPVCDKPAIYDNLVIDGYFQEVLGSSLLKSDDTEIQLHQDGSWSTPGLRSETQILDTPSKPAQKVEVISDDIELISDDAKPVKRDLSPAPDEQPTSTSNSETVDLTLSDSDDDMPLAKRRPPAKQAVASSTSNGSGGGQRAYTPAQQPQQSGRRQYRQVL; encoded by the exons ATGCGAAAGACCCGCTCGCAGACGGCTCGCACGCAGGCGGAAAATGCCGCAACATCTTCGAGCCCCGGGCACCAATCGACATCGTCAGCGCCAATAGCAGTTAATCCCTTTGATACCAGCAAGTACAAG GAATGTGAGCAAATGGTGCAGATGCTTCGAGTGGTCGAGCTGCAAAAAATCCTGTCGTTTTTGAACATCTCATTCGCTGGACGAAAAACCGACCTGCAGAGCCGCATCCTCTCGTTCTTGCGCACCAACTTGGAACTGCTTGCCCCGAAGGTCCAGGAAGTCTACGCCCAGTCCGTGCAGGAGCAAAACGCCACGCTGCAGTACATCGACCCAACCAGGATGTACTCGCACATCCAGCTGCCGCCCACCGTGCAGCCCAATCCGGTGGGCCTCGTGGGCAGCGGTCAAGGCGTGCAGGTACCCGGCGGCCAGATGAATGTGGTCGGCGGCGCACCCTTcctccacacacacagcaTCAACAGTCAGCTGCCTATTCACCCTGATGTGCGGCTTAAAAAGCTAGCCTTCTATGATGTACTCGGAACGCTGATCAAGCCTTCAACTCTGGTGCCACGCAACACTCAGCGCGTCCAAGAGGTGCCTTTCTACTTCACACTCACGCCGCAGCAGGCCACAGAGATTGCCTCTAATCGCGACATCCGCAACAGCTCCAAGGTGGAGCACGCCATTCAGGTTCAACTGCGCTTTTGCCTGGTGGAGACTTCGTGCGACCAGGAGGACTGCTTCCCGCCGAACGTAAACGTCAAAGTGAACAACAAGCTCTGCCAGCTGCCT AATGTCATTCCTACAAACCGACCAAATGTGGAGCCCAAGCGTCCGCCGCGACCCGTTAATGTCACGTCCAATGTAAAGCTGTCGCCTACCGTCACCAACACCATAACAGTGCAGTGGTGTCCGGACTACACGCGTAGCTACTGCCTGGCCGTATACCTGGTAAAGAAGCTCACATCAACACAGCTTTTGCAGCGAATGAAGACGAAGGGCGTAAAACCAGCGGACTACACGCGAGGCTTAA TCAAAGAGAAGCTGACTGAGGATGCTGACTGCGAAATAGCCACCACTATGCTGAAGGTTTCCCTTAACTGCCCGTTGGGCAAGATGAAAATGCTGCTGCCTTGTCGAGCATCAACCTGCTCGCATCTGCAATGCTTCGATGCCAGTCTCTACCTGCAAATGAATGAGCGTAAGCCCACGTGGAACTGCCCTGTATGCGACAAGCCGGCCATTTATGACAACCTGGTCATAGATGG CTACTTCCAGGAGGTGTTGGGCTCGTCGCTTCTAAAGAGTGATGATACTGAGATTCAACTTCATCAGGATGGATCTTGGAGCACACCAGGACTACGGAGCGAGACGCAGATCCTTGATACGCCTTCAAAGCCCGCCCAAAAGGTTGAGGTTATATCGGATGACATAG AACTTATCTCGGACGACGCCAAGCCAGTAAAGAGGGATTTGTCCCCAGCACCGGACGAGCAGCCCACATCAACGTCAAACAGTGAAACT GTTGACCTAACGTTAAGCGATTCAGACGACGACATGCCGCTGGCTAAGCGTCGTCCGCCCGCCAAGCAAGCCGTCGCCAGTTCCACGTCGaacggcagcggtggcggccaACGTGCCTACACCCCGGCACAGCAGCCCCAGCAATCCG GACGCAGGCAGTACAGACAGGTTTTGTAG
- the LOC6608301 gene encoding E3 SUMO-protein ligase PIAS1 isoform X3 encodes MRKTRSQTARTQAENAATSSSPGHQSTSSAPIAVNPFDTSKYKECEQMVQMLRVVELQKILSFLNISFAGRKTDLQSRILSFLRTNLELLAPKVQEVYAQSVQEQNATLQYIDPTRMYSHIQLPPTVQPNPVGLVGSGQGVQVPGGQMNVVGGAPFLHTHSINSQLPIHPDVRLKKLAFYDVLGTLIKPSTLVPRNTQRVQEVPFYFTLTPQQATEIASNRDIRNSSKVEHAIQVQLRFCLVETSCDQEDCFPPNVNVKVNNKLCQLPNVIPTNRPNVEPKRPPRPVNVTSNVKLSPTVTNTITVQWCPDYTRSYCLAVYLVKKLTSTQLLQRMKTKGVKPADYTRGLIKEKLTEDADCEIATTMLKVSLNCPLGKMKMLLPCRASTCSHLQCFDASLYLQMNERKPTWNCPVCDKPAIYDNLVIDGYFQEVLGSSLLKSDDTEIQLHQDGSWSTPGLRSETQILDTPSKPAQKVEVISDDIELISDDAKPVKRDLSPAPDEQPTSTSNSETVSRELQSTTYKTVLLYDCILSVQQVDLTLSDSDDDMPLAKRRPPAKQAVASSTSNGSGGGQRAYTPAQQPQQSAVSAMDTRSTKRKDACQAAASRGNKI; translated from the exons ATGCGAAAGACCCGCTCGCAGACGGCTCGCACGCAGGCGGAAAATGCCGCAACATCTTCGAGCCCCGGGCACCAATCGACATCGTCAGCGCCAATAGCAGTTAATCCCTTTGATACCAGCAAGTACAAG GAATGTGAGCAAATGGTGCAGATGCTTCGAGTGGTCGAGCTGCAAAAAATCCTGTCGTTTTTGAACATCTCATTCGCTGGACGAAAAACCGACCTGCAGAGCCGCATCCTCTCGTTCTTGCGCACCAACTTGGAACTGCTTGCCCCGAAGGTCCAGGAAGTCTACGCCCAGTCCGTGCAGGAGCAAAACGCCACGCTGCAGTACATCGACCCAACCAGGATGTACTCGCACATCCAGCTGCCGCCCACCGTGCAGCCCAATCCGGTGGGCCTCGTGGGCAGCGGTCAAGGCGTGCAGGTACCCGGCGGCCAGATGAATGTGGTCGGCGGCGCACCCTTcctccacacacacagcaTCAACAGTCAGCTGCCTATTCACCCTGATGTGCGGCTTAAAAAGCTAGCCTTCTATGATGTACTCGGAACGCTGATCAAGCCTTCAACTCTGGTGCCACGCAACACTCAGCGCGTCCAAGAGGTGCCTTTCTACTTCACACTCACGCCGCAGCAGGCCACAGAGATTGCCTCTAATCGCGACATCCGCAACAGCTCCAAGGTGGAGCACGCCATTCAGGTTCAACTGCGCTTTTGCCTGGTGGAGACTTCGTGCGACCAGGAGGACTGCTTCCCGCCGAACGTAAACGTCAAAGTGAACAACAAGCTCTGCCAGCTGCCT AATGTCATTCCTACAAACCGACCAAATGTGGAGCCCAAGCGTCCGCCGCGACCCGTTAATGTCACGTCCAATGTAAAGCTGTCGCCTACCGTCACCAACACCATAACAGTGCAGTGGTGTCCGGACTACACGCGTAGCTACTGCCTGGCCGTATACCTGGTAAAGAAGCTCACATCAACACAGCTTTTGCAGCGAATGAAGACGAAGGGCGTAAAACCAGCGGACTACACGCGAGGCTTAA TCAAAGAGAAGCTGACTGAGGATGCTGACTGCGAAATAGCCACCACTATGCTGAAGGTTTCCCTTAACTGCCCGTTGGGCAAGATGAAAATGCTGCTGCCTTGTCGAGCATCAACCTGCTCGCATCTGCAATGCTTCGATGCCAGTCTCTACCTGCAAATGAATGAGCGTAAGCCCACGTGGAACTGCCCTGTATGCGACAAGCCGGCCATTTATGACAACCTGGTCATAGATGG CTACTTCCAGGAGGTGTTGGGCTCGTCGCTTCTAAAGAGTGATGATACTGAGATTCAACTTCATCAGGATGGATCTTGGAGCACACCAGGACTACGGAGCGAGACGCAGATCCTTGATACGCCTTCAAAGCCCGCCCAAAAGGTTGAGGTTATATCGGATGACATAG AACTTATCTCGGACGACGCCAAGCCAGTAAAGAGGGATTTGTCCCCAGCACCGGACGAGCAGCCCACATCAACGTCAAACAGTGAAACTGTAAGTAGAGAGCTCCAATCTACAACCTACAAAACTGTTTTATTATATGACTGTATTCTGTCTGTGCAACAGGTTGACCTAACGTTAAGCGATTCAGACGACGACATGCCGCTGGCTAAGCGTCGTCCGCCCGCCAAGCAAGCCGTCGCCAGTTCCACGTCGaacggcagcggtggcggccaACGTGCCTACACCCCGGCACAGCAGCCCCAGCAATCCG CGGTCAGCGCAATGGACACGAGAAGTACGAAACGAAAGGATGCATGCCAGGCGGCGGCCAGTCGCGGTAACAAAATTTAA
- the LOC6608301 gene encoding E3 SUMO-protein ligase PIAS1 isoform X6, with amino-acid sequence MRKTRSQTARTQAENAATSSSPGHQSTSSAPIAVNPFDTSKYKECEQMVQMLRVVELQKILSFLNISFAGRKTDLQSRILSFLRTNLELLAPKVQEVYAQSVQEQNATLQYIDPTRMYSHIQLPPTVQPNPVGLVGSGQGVQVPGGQMNVVGGAPFLHTHSINSQLPIHPDVRLKKLAFYDVLGTLIKPSTLVPRNTQRVQEVPFYFTLTPQQATEIASNRDIRNSSKVEHAIQVQLRFCLVETSCDQEDCFPPNVNVKVNNKLCQLPNVIPTNRPNVEPKRPPRPVNVTSNVKLSPTVTNTITVQWCPDYTRSYCLAVYLVKKLTSTQLLQRMKTKGVKPADYTRGLIKEKLTEDADCEIATTMLKVSLNCPLGKMKMLLPCRASTCSHLQCFDASLYLQMNERKPTWNCPVCDKPAIYDNLVIDGYFQEVLGSSLLKSDDTEIQLHQDGSWSTPGLRSETQILDTPSKPAQKVEVISDDIELISDDAKPVKRDLSPAPDEQPTSTSNSETVDLTLSDSDDDMPLAKRRPPAKQAVASSTSNGSGGGQRAYTPAQQPQQSEDNDENCMAKAKEDSVIDLLDSP; translated from the exons ATGCGAAAGACCCGCTCGCAGACGGCTCGCACGCAGGCGGAAAATGCCGCAACATCTTCGAGCCCCGGGCACCAATCGACATCGTCAGCGCCAATAGCAGTTAATCCCTTTGATACCAGCAAGTACAAG GAATGTGAGCAAATGGTGCAGATGCTTCGAGTGGTCGAGCTGCAAAAAATCCTGTCGTTTTTGAACATCTCATTCGCTGGACGAAAAACCGACCTGCAGAGCCGCATCCTCTCGTTCTTGCGCACCAACTTGGAACTGCTTGCCCCGAAGGTCCAGGAAGTCTACGCCCAGTCCGTGCAGGAGCAAAACGCCACGCTGCAGTACATCGACCCAACCAGGATGTACTCGCACATCCAGCTGCCGCCCACCGTGCAGCCCAATCCGGTGGGCCTCGTGGGCAGCGGTCAAGGCGTGCAGGTACCCGGCGGCCAGATGAATGTGGTCGGCGGCGCACCCTTcctccacacacacagcaTCAACAGTCAGCTGCCTATTCACCCTGATGTGCGGCTTAAAAAGCTAGCCTTCTATGATGTACTCGGAACGCTGATCAAGCCTTCAACTCTGGTGCCACGCAACACTCAGCGCGTCCAAGAGGTGCCTTTCTACTTCACACTCACGCCGCAGCAGGCCACAGAGATTGCCTCTAATCGCGACATCCGCAACAGCTCCAAGGTGGAGCACGCCATTCAGGTTCAACTGCGCTTTTGCCTGGTGGAGACTTCGTGCGACCAGGAGGACTGCTTCCCGCCGAACGTAAACGTCAAAGTGAACAACAAGCTCTGCCAGCTGCCT AATGTCATTCCTACAAACCGACCAAATGTGGAGCCCAAGCGTCCGCCGCGACCCGTTAATGTCACGTCCAATGTAAAGCTGTCGCCTACCGTCACCAACACCATAACAGTGCAGTGGTGTCCGGACTACACGCGTAGCTACTGCCTGGCCGTATACCTGGTAAAGAAGCTCACATCAACACAGCTTTTGCAGCGAATGAAGACGAAGGGCGTAAAACCAGCGGACTACACGCGAGGCTTAA TCAAAGAGAAGCTGACTGAGGATGCTGACTGCGAAATAGCCACCACTATGCTGAAGGTTTCCCTTAACTGCCCGTTGGGCAAGATGAAAATGCTGCTGCCTTGTCGAGCATCAACCTGCTCGCATCTGCAATGCTTCGATGCCAGTCTCTACCTGCAAATGAATGAGCGTAAGCCCACGTGGAACTGCCCTGTATGCGACAAGCCGGCCATTTATGACAACCTGGTCATAGATGG CTACTTCCAGGAGGTGTTGGGCTCGTCGCTTCTAAAGAGTGATGATACTGAGATTCAACTTCATCAGGATGGATCTTGGAGCACACCAGGACTACGGAGCGAGACGCAGATCCTTGATACGCCTTCAAAGCCCGCCCAAAAGGTTGAGGTTATATCGGATGACATAG AACTTATCTCGGACGACGCCAAGCCAGTAAAGAGGGATTTGTCCCCAGCACCGGACGAGCAGCCCACATCAACGTCAAACAGTGAAACT GTTGACCTAACGTTAAGCGATTCAGACGACGACATGCCGCTGGCTAAGCGTCGTCCGCCCGCCAAGCAAGCCGTCGCCAGTTCCACGTCGaacggcagcggtggcggccaACGTGCCTACACCCCGGCACAGCAGCCCCAGCAATCCG AGGATAATGACGAAAACTGTATGGCTAAGGCCAAAGAGGATTCCGTAATTGATCTTCTAGATTCGCCATAA
- the LOC6608301 gene encoding E3 SUMO-protein ligase PIAS2 isoform X2 has product MRKTRSQTARTQAENAATSSSPGHQSTSSAPIAVNPFDTSKYKECEQMVQMLRVVELQKILSFLNISFAGRKTDLQSRILSFLRTNLELLAPKVQEVYAQSVQEQNATLQYIDPTRMYSHIQLPPTVQPNPVGLVGSGQGVQVPGGQMNVVGGAPFLHTHSINSQLPIHPDVRLKKLAFYDVLGTLIKPSTLVPRNTQRVQEVPFYFTLTPQQATEIASNRDIRNSSKVEHAIQVQLRFCLVETSCDQEDCFPPNVNVKVNNKLCQLPNVIPTNRPNVEPKRPPRPVNVTSNVKLSPTVTNTITVQWCPDYTRSYCLAVYLVKKLTSTQLLQRMKTKGVKPADYTRGLIKEKLTEDADCEIATTMLKVSLNCPLGKMKMLLPCRASTCSHLQCFDASLYLQMNERKPTWNCPVCDKPAIYDNLVIDGYFQEVLGSSLLKSDDTEIQLHQDGSWSTPGLRSETQILDTPSKPAQKVEVISDDIELISDDAKPVKRDLSPAPDEQPTSTSNSETVDLTLSDSDDDMPLAKRRPPAKQAVASSTSNGSGGGQRAYTPAQQPQQSESPEQQASRQSPEKQPVSEQQLQQQQHEQPAAAAVHASLLESLAAAVADQKHFQLLDLAAVAAAAAATASSGQSQNAGP; this is encoded by the exons ATGCGAAAGACCCGCTCGCAGACGGCTCGCACGCAGGCGGAAAATGCCGCAACATCTTCGAGCCCCGGGCACCAATCGACATCGTCAGCGCCAATAGCAGTTAATCCCTTTGATACCAGCAAGTACAAG GAATGTGAGCAAATGGTGCAGATGCTTCGAGTGGTCGAGCTGCAAAAAATCCTGTCGTTTTTGAACATCTCATTCGCTGGACGAAAAACCGACCTGCAGAGCCGCATCCTCTCGTTCTTGCGCACCAACTTGGAACTGCTTGCCCCGAAGGTCCAGGAAGTCTACGCCCAGTCCGTGCAGGAGCAAAACGCCACGCTGCAGTACATCGACCCAACCAGGATGTACTCGCACATCCAGCTGCCGCCCACCGTGCAGCCCAATCCGGTGGGCCTCGTGGGCAGCGGTCAAGGCGTGCAGGTACCCGGCGGCCAGATGAATGTGGTCGGCGGCGCACCCTTcctccacacacacagcaTCAACAGTCAGCTGCCTATTCACCCTGATGTGCGGCTTAAAAAGCTAGCCTTCTATGATGTACTCGGAACGCTGATCAAGCCTTCAACTCTGGTGCCACGCAACACTCAGCGCGTCCAAGAGGTGCCTTTCTACTTCACACTCACGCCGCAGCAGGCCACAGAGATTGCCTCTAATCGCGACATCCGCAACAGCTCCAAGGTGGAGCACGCCATTCAGGTTCAACTGCGCTTTTGCCTGGTGGAGACTTCGTGCGACCAGGAGGACTGCTTCCCGCCGAACGTAAACGTCAAAGTGAACAACAAGCTCTGCCAGCTGCCT AATGTCATTCCTACAAACCGACCAAATGTGGAGCCCAAGCGTCCGCCGCGACCCGTTAATGTCACGTCCAATGTAAAGCTGTCGCCTACCGTCACCAACACCATAACAGTGCAGTGGTGTCCGGACTACACGCGTAGCTACTGCCTGGCCGTATACCTGGTAAAGAAGCTCACATCAACACAGCTTTTGCAGCGAATGAAGACGAAGGGCGTAAAACCAGCGGACTACACGCGAGGCTTAA TCAAAGAGAAGCTGACTGAGGATGCTGACTGCGAAATAGCCACCACTATGCTGAAGGTTTCCCTTAACTGCCCGTTGGGCAAGATGAAAATGCTGCTGCCTTGTCGAGCATCAACCTGCTCGCATCTGCAATGCTTCGATGCCAGTCTCTACCTGCAAATGAATGAGCGTAAGCCCACGTGGAACTGCCCTGTATGCGACAAGCCGGCCATTTATGACAACCTGGTCATAGATGG CTACTTCCAGGAGGTGTTGGGCTCGTCGCTTCTAAAGAGTGATGATACTGAGATTCAACTTCATCAGGATGGATCTTGGAGCACACCAGGACTACGGAGCGAGACGCAGATCCTTGATACGCCTTCAAAGCCCGCCCAAAAGGTTGAGGTTATATCGGATGACATAG AACTTATCTCGGACGACGCCAAGCCAGTAAAGAGGGATTTGTCCCCAGCACCGGACGAGCAGCCCACATCAACGTCAAACAGTGAAACT GTTGACCTAACGTTAAGCGATTCAGACGACGACATGCCGCTGGCTAAGCGTCGTCCGCCCGCCAAGCAAGCCGTCGCCAGTTCCACGTCGaacggcagcggtggcggccaACGTGCCTACACCCCGGCACAGCAGCCCCAGCAATCCG AATCCCCAGAACAGCAGGCCAGCCGCCAATCGCCAGAGAAGCAGCCAGTCTCagagcagcaactgcagcagcaacagcacgaGCAGCCAGCGGCGGCAGCCGTCCATGCCTCCCTcctggaatccctggctgctGCGGTCGCGGATCAAAAGCACTTCCAACTGTTGGATCTGGCTGCggttgcggctgctgcagctgccacGGCGTCCTCCGGCCAGAGCCAGAATGCCGGCCCGTAG